The DNA sequence AGGTAGGTGCCCGGGCCGACCATGCCGACCCGGTCGAACGGCTCCTCGGCGTGGCCGTAGACCCGGATGCCCCGCGCGATGAACGGGTCGACCGACACGAGGTCGTCGACGACCAGCGCCACCTTGGGGTGCCCGGAGGCGACGTTGCGGAACTTCCGGGTGCCGCGCACGGTCGCGCCGCCGCCCACCCAGAGGAACGTCCCGTCGAACTCGACGGTCACCGGCACGACGTCGGGCTGGTCGGCCGCGCCGAGGGTCGCCAGCCGCCCGAGCGGGTGCGACCGCAGGTAGGCGATCTCTTCGTCGGTGAAGGCCATGGCGTCACGCTATCCCGCGCGGACCGTGCCGTGACGGTCAGAGCGGTTCGTCTCGTCGCCCTCGTCGTCGAGCAGGCGGTACCGGGGGAGAGGTCGGTGTGGCGGTGCGCAGGCGGGTCAGCAGGTCGTCGATCGGGACGCGGTCGAGGCGCAGTGCGGTGCAGACCTCGGTCTGGTGCCGGTCGAGGTCCGCCTCGTCCTCGAGCAGCTCGGTGTGGGTCGACTCCTAGGCGGCGCGCATGGCGGCCGGGTCCCGGGCCGCGGCGACCACGTCGTGCCACGTCGGCACGCCGATGATCAGGGGAGCGCGGCGGTCGGGTCGGCCGCGAGGACACCGGCCTGGCCTTCCGAACTCGTCTACAGCACCGGCCCGCCGCACGCGGAGAACGTGCCGCCCGAGGCGTCGCCGGCGATCCGGCGGAGCTCGCCGCCCCACGACGGGCGCACGGGTTCGCCGTGGTCGGCGCGGTCGAGGTCGAAGTCGAACACGGTCGCCGGCAGCTCGGCGGCGCGGGCGTTGCCCCTGATGCGGTCGAGCACGGCGCGACGATACGGGGGACGTGACGTGCGACTCCTCGTGAGCACGGCACCGGGCGTGAACGGCGTGCGTTCAAGGTGGCGTGAACGCCGAGGAGCCGCAGTCGCCGCGCTGGGCGGTGTGGGCGGCGCGTGTCGTCGCCGTGGTGGTCGTGGTGCCGGTGCGGCTCGTGTGGGAGTGGGTCAAGGTCGTCGGACGGGCGGTGCGGCGACCGCTGGTGGCCGTGGCGCGGTGGGGGCGGGACGTCGTTCGCGCCGTCGGCCGGTTCGCGTGGCGGTGGGTGTTCGCGCCGGTCGGACGCGGTTCGCGGTGGGTGGCCGGTGTGCTCGGCGACGGGTCGAGGTGGTCCGGCCGGGTGGTGTGGCGGTACCTGGTCCGACCGGTCGGGACGCTCGTGGCGCGCGGGTTCGGTGCCTCGGGTGCCGGGATCCGGTGGGTGTTCCGGGGGCTGGTGCGGTTCGTGCTGCGGCCGGCGGGGCGTGGGCTGCGGTGGGTGTTCACGCCGGTCGGGCGGTGGTTGCGGGTGCTGGACGTGGTCCTCGCGGACGTCCTGCGCCGGGTAGGGCGGGCGCTGCGGCTGGTGGTGCTGGAGCCGCTGGCGTGGTGCTGGCGGACGCTGGTCGCGCTGCCCGTGCGCTGGCTGTGGCGGGAAGTGGTCGTGCGGTGCGCGCGGGCGGTCCGGTGGGTGGGGCGGGGGATGGCGTTCGTCGGTCGGCTGGTGCTGGACGCGGTGGTGTGGGCGTGGCGGTTGTTCTCGCGAGTGGTCCGCGCGCTGGTCGTGACGCCGGCGCGGTGGCTGT is a window from the Saccharothrix saharensis genome containing:
- a CDS encoding PPOX class F420-dependent oxidoreductase, producing the protein MAFTDEEIAYLRSHPLGRLATLGAADQPDVVPVTVEFDGTFLWVGGGATVRGTRKFRNVASGHPKVALVVDDLVSVDPFIARGIRVYGHAEEPFDRVGMVGPGTYLRITPTVSWSWNLAGEPVGDAWYPSTKTVH